A stretch of the Acyrthosiphon pisum isolate AL4f chromosome A2, pea_aphid_22Mar2018_4r6ur, whole genome shotgun sequence genome encodes the following:
- the LOC103310054 gene encoding uncharacterized protein LOC103310054, with protein sequence MPDTVRQVPISDDRYRCSGAGTDSYPSSPAVSPSHSFKRSKSTFYLLDRRTSPPPGRLLQPQNVTAGTIHGCATFFWTLVNALFGLPWVNVLLVRIPSLCLCLWLRCVWKCARVPLVVSKHVLRLCIASSNRLDRGRFTVLINGGSTVQGLHLARNFHQAGVRVIVSEIDGRAELCSFSVAIDGHYTVPGPTEDNCVLYVDALRAIVEREQVDLYVPTGATVSAYYDAVAKPHLELLGCRCWTPGLDGVALLNDLSEVFRMCETVGLSVPKHLLVCSKDDVIKLYDNVSFRADRHFIVNVGQSGCKSAHSLQLPATRKSLRLPGPVSDDCPWLLVQHCLGSYYTTCTTVQAGRVVANVTFTAHDGRARDHNELIDDWTARFVSAVPVQFDGYLSFRVCVSPSRKVVPLGCRVGVPITYASYRSNFEHVVMQCPTPQRGHRSNGAAGAVAHVDAAANGAPPQSTDLVVETTNRYYATTLLYETVTRMMTVQSVKHFVRTVVTEREMVFAYWDPLPFFAHYSLQMIVDRINTALDETAILSSAQKNRYTTF encoded by the coding sequence ATGCCGGACACGGTTCGCCAAGTGCCTATTTCCGACGACCGCTACCGGTGCAGCGGCGCAGGTACGGACAGCTACCCATCCTCGCCGGCTGTCTCGCCGTCCCACAGCTTCAAACGCTCAAAGTCGACGTTCTACCTGCTGGACAGGCGCACGTCCCCGCCACCGGGCCGCCTCCTGCAGCCACAAAACGTCACGGCAGGTACGATCCACGGGTGTGCAACGTTCTTCTGGACCCTGGTCAACGCGCTATTCGGCCTGCCGTGGGTGAACGTGCTGTTGGTGCGCATCCCGTCGCTGTGCCTATGCTTGTGGTTGCGGTGCGTCTGGAAGTGCGCACGGGTTCCACTGGTGGTGTCTAAGCACGTCTTGCGGCTGTGCATCGCGAGCTCGAATAGGCTCGACAGGGGCCGATTCACCGTGCTGATAAACGGCGGAAGCACCGTGCAGGGGTTGCACTTGGCGAGGAACTTTCACCAGGCAGGCGTCAGGGTGATCGTGAGCGAGATCGACGGTCGGGCGGAGCTGTGCTCGTTTTCGGTGGCCATCGACGGCCACTACACCGTGCCCGGGCCGACCGAGGACAACTGCGTATTGTACGTAGACGCGCTGAGGGCGATCGTTGAGAGAGAACAGGTGGACCTGTACGTGCCCACCGGCGCCACCGTATCGGCGTACTACGACGCGGTGGCCAAGCCGCACCTGGAGCTGCTTGGGTGCCGGTGCTGGACGCCCGGGTTGGACGGCGTCGCGTTACTCAACGACCTCTCCGAGGTGTTCCGCATGTGCGAGACGGTCGGCCTGTCGGTGCCCAAGCACCTACTCGTATGCTCCAAGGACGACGTCATCAAGCTTTACGACAACGTGTCGTTCCGGGCCGACCGGCACTTCATCGTCAACGTGGGCCAGTCCGGCTGCAAGTCAGCACACAGCCTGCAGCTGCCGGCCACCAGGAAGTCGCTGAGGCTGCCCGGCCCCGTGTCCGACGACTGTCCGTGGCTGCTTGTCCAGCACTGTCTCGGGTCATACTACACGACGTGCACCACGGTGCAGGCCGGCCGGGTGGTGGCCAACGTGACGTTCACCGCGCATGACGGTCGAGCCAGAGACCACAACGAGCTGATTGACGACTGGACCGCACGGTTCGTGTCCGCGGTCCCTGTGCAGTTCGACGGCTACCTGTCGTTTAGGGTGTGCGTGTCGCCGTCACGGAAGGTTGTGCCGCTGGGTTGTCGTGTCGGCGTGCCCATCACGTACGCGTCATACCGCAGCAATTTCGAACACGTCGTCATGCAGTGCCCCACGCCACAGCGTGGACACCGTTCCAACGGTGCTGCGGGGGCCGTTGCACATGTGGATGCGGCCGCCAACGGCGCACCACCGCAGTCCACCGATCTCGTCGTCGAAACGACGAACCGGTATTACGCGACGACGCTTCTCTACGAGACGGTCACACGGATGATGACCGTCCAGTCGGTCAAGCATTTCGTGCGCACGGTGGTCACGGAACGAGAAATGGTGTTTGCGTATTGGGACCCGCTGCCGTTCTTCGCCCATTACAGTCTGCAGATGATTGTAGACCGCATAAACACCGCCCTGGACGAGACGGCGATACTGTCGTCGGCCCAGAAAAACAGATACACCACGTTTTAA
- the LOC100166718 gene encoding ileal sodium/bile acid cotransporter has translation MMLSTVFLLSLCVATCFTTSIADNDWTFTFNNTNIGELEMGSSTNIVFYAQTNTTWEDEDLRLQVISSDEDVAYPSKHFFKLPQNNSMPASLWENSFNLTSEFLGYAKLYLQVVKFENNTISVLNSSQDHMNIKVIRKPQLIDKIFVICVAVLMTIIFINLGCALDVDQLKQCVRKPIAPAVSFFAQFLILPILSFIYAKLIFPNSVPMQLGLFFTGISPGGGASSVWSLLLGGNINLSIVLTTVGTLESFIMIPFWIIFLGTRIFTVGEMPVPYSRIGFSIIALIIPLCIGYCIQRFMPRVSRVMTRILKPMSSCLIIFIIIFATVTNLYLFKIFSWKIILAGAVIPWTGYLIGFLTSIFARLSTPDIISMTVESGIQNTGIAIFMLKFSLGQPAADITTVIPVAVALMTPIPLLMCFIIKKCFGKKDGIVNNQDPATESMLDKKECEVPSANSENENNQA, from the exons ATGATGTTAAGTACTGTATTTTTGTTGAGTTTGTGTGTGGCGACATGTTTTACTACTTCAATAGCCGACAACGATTGGACATTCActtttaacaatacaaatattggaGAGTTGGAAATGGGCAGCAGTACTAATATAGTATTCTACGCACAGACAAATACAACCTGGGAGGACGAAGATTTACGACTTCAAGTAATCAGTTCTGATGAAGATGTAGCATATcctagtaaacatttttttaaattaccccAAAATAATTCAATGCCGGCAAGTTTATGGGAAAATTCCTTTAATTTAACTTCCGAGTTTCTTGGGTATGCAAAATTATACCTTCAAGTAGTAAAATTTG aaaataatacaataagtgTTTTAAATTCAAGCCAAGATCACATGAACATCAAAGTAATTCGAAAACCACAATTGATTGATAAGATATTTGTCATTTGTGTCGCCGTTTTGatgactattatatttattaacttaggATGTGCTCTAGATGTTGATCAACTTAAACAGTGTGTTAGAAAACCAATTGCTCCTGCAGTTTCATTTTTTGCTCAGTTTCTAATCTTACCAata ttaagttttatttatgCCAAGCTAATATTTCCAAATTCAGTTCCAATGCAATTGGGCTTGTTTTTTACAGGAATAAGTCCTGGAGGTGGCGCATCTAGTGTGTGGTCTCTTCTTTTGGGTGGTAATATCAACCTCAGCATTGTCCTGACAACTGTTGGAACCCTGGAATCATTTA ttaTGATACCATTTTGGATTATCTTTCTTGGTACACGTATCTTTACTGTGGGTGAAATGCCTGTACCGTATTCCCGAATTGGATTCTCTATTATTGCATTAATTATTCCTTTGTGTATCGGGTATTGTATTCAGCGTTTTATGCCTAGAGTAAGTCGAGTTATGACACGTATACTGAAGCCAATGTCTAgttgtttgataatatttataattatctttgCCACAGTCACTAACTTATAcctgttcaaaatattttcttggaaa attattttagcAGGTGCAGTGATACCATGGACAGGTTATTTAATAGGGTTTTTAACATCTATCTTTGCACGTTTATCTACACCAGACATAATATCTATGACAGTCGAATCTGGTATACAAAACACTGGTATTGCCATATTCATGTTAAAATTTTCTCTAGGACAGCCAGCTGCAGATATAACAACTG ttataccaGTTGCTGTTGCATTAATGACACCCATTCCCTtattaatgtgttttattattaaaaaatgttttggaaaAAAGGATGGGATAGTAAATAATCAAGATCCAGCAACTGAATCAATGCTAGACAAAAAAGAATGTGAAGTTCCATCTGCAAATTCTGAGAATGAAAATAATCAAGCGTGA
- the LOC100159253 gene encoding RNA-binding protein with serine-rich domain 1 isoform X1, with protein MVVSDLPKNRKEKMEGDHSDKENKREEQNIKKKKRTRSSSSGSSSSRSSSSSSRSGSGSSGSSSRSSSSSSGSSSRSSSSSSSSTSSSGTSTGRAKVKTKQPKLKSGSKTKSRSRSPRKSRRDDEEKVKKAENKTRTSRKTRSGSPIRRKKERSPTPKPCRIHVGRLTRNITKEHIQEIFSDFGTIKEVDVPLDRFNKLCKGFSYIEYSSPEEAENAMKHMDGGQIDGQEITCAPVLLPRPAIRRSPIRRGGWGGGGGGGGGGGGGGGGGRRRSPPRYRRRSPMPIKRRSPRPRRMRSRSRSPRRRKHSRSGSSSSP; from the exons ATGGTTGTTTCTGATTT gCCAAAGAATCGAAAAGAAAAAATGGAAGGGGATCATTCGGATAAGGAAAATAAAAGAGaagaacaaaacataaaaaagaaaaaacgtaCTCGTTCATCAAGCAGTGGTTCGAGTAGTAGTCG TTCTTCATCAAGTAGCTCTCGCTCTGGCAGTGGTTCTTCAGGATCTAGTAGCCGTTCAAGCTCGAGCAGTTCTGGTTCCAGTTCACGTTCTAGCTCAAGTTCATCAAGTTCAACTAGTTCTTCTGGTACATCTACTGGTAGAGCTAAAGTAAAAACAAA GCAACCAAAACTGAAAAGTGGCAGTAAAACGAAGAGTAGAAGCCGCAGTCCAAGAAAATCAAGACGTGATGACgaggaaaaagtaaaaaaagctGAAAATAAAACTAGAACTTCTAGAAAAACAAG ATCAGGTAGCCCAATACGGCGTAAGAAGGAAAGATCGCCAACTCCAAAACCTTGCCGTATTCATGTTGGTCGTTTGACTCGGAACATTACTAAAGAACATATTCAAGAAATATTTTCAGATTTTGGAACAATAAAAGAAGTAGATGTACCTTTAGATcgatttaataaattgtgtaagGGATTTTCTTATATTGAGTATTCTTCGCCAGAAGAAGCTGAGAATGCCATGAAACATATGGATGGAG gtcaaaTCGATGGACAAGAAATAACTTGTGCACCAGTATTATTGCCACGTCCAGCTATTCGTAGAAGTCCTATTCGCCGTGGTGGCTGGGGCggtggaggtggtggtggtggaggaggtggtggtggtggtggtggtggacgCCGAAGAAGTCCACCTCGATATAGACGTAGATCACCAATGCCTATTAAACGGCGTTCTCCTCGTCCACGTAGAATGAGATCTCGTTCGAGATCTCCAAGAAGGCGTAAGCACAGTCGTTCTGGATCCAGCAGCTCACCTTAA
- the LOC100159253 gene encoding RNA-binding protein with serine-rich domain 1 isoform X2, with product MPKNRKEKMEGDHSDKENKREEQNIKKKKRTRSSSSGSSSSRSSSSSSRSGSGSSGSSSRSSSSSSGSSSRSSSSSSSSTSSSGTSTGRAKVKTKQPKLKSGSKTKSRSRSPRKSRRDDEEKVKKAENKTRTSRKTRSGSPIRRKKERSPTPKPCRIHVGRLTRNITKEHIQEIFSDFGTIKEVDVPLDRFNKLCKGFSYIEYSSPEEAENAMKHMDGGQIDGQEITCAPVLLPRPAIRRSPIRRGGWGGGGGGGGGGGGGGGGGRRRSPPRYRRRSPMPIKRRSPRPRRMRSRSRSPRRRKHSRSGSSSSP from the exons at gCCAAAGAATCGAAAAGAAAAAATGGAAGGGGATCATTCGGATAAGGAAAATAAAAGAGaagaacaaaacataaaaaagaaaaaacgtaCTCGTTCATCAAGCAGTGGTTCGAGTAGTAGTCG TTCTTCATCAAGTAGCTCTCGCTCTGGCAGTGGTTCTTCAGGATCTAGTAGCCGTTCAAGCTCGAGCAGTTCTGGTTCCAGTTCACGTTCTAGCTCAAGTTCATCAAGTTCAACTAGTTCTTCTGGTACATCTACTGGTAGAGCTAAAGTAAAAACAAA GCAACCAAAACTGAAAAGTGGCAGTAAAACGAAGAGTAGAAGCCGCAGTCCAAGAAAATCAAGACGTGATGACgaggaaaaagtaaaaaaagctGAAAATAAAACTAGAACTTCTAGAAAAACAAG ATCAGGTAGCCCAATACGGCGTAAGAAGGAAAGATCGCCAACTCCAAAACCTTGCCGTATTCATGTTGGTCGTTTGACTCGGAACATTACTAAAGAACATATTCAAGAAATATTTTCAGATTTTGGAACAATAAAAGAAGTAGATGTACCTTTAGATcgatttaataaattgtgtaagGGATTTTCTTATATTGAGTATTCTTCGCCAGAAGAAGCTGAGAATGCCATGAAACATATGGATGGAG gtcaaaTCGATGGACAAGAAATAACTTGTGCACCAGTATTATTGCCACGTCCAGCTATTCGTAGAAGTCCTATTCGCCGTGGTGGCTGGGGCggtggaggtggtggtggtggaggaggtggtggtggtggtggtggtggacgCCGAAGAAGTCCACCTCGATATAGACGTAGATCACCAATGCCTATTAAACGGCGTTCTCCTCGTCCACGTAGAATGAGATCTCGTTCGAGATCTCCAAGAAGGCGTAAGCACAGTCGTTCTGGATCCAGCAGCTCACCTTAA